DNA sequence from the Hippopotamus amphibius kiboko isolate mHipAmp2 chromosome 1, mHipAmp2.hap2, whole genome shotgun sequence genome:
CTGCTGTGAGAAAATGCGGGAAGTTAGTTGTCTCCCTAAGCATAAAAGCATGTCCACATCtttcatgttaaaaaacaaaacttctcaCTCCGTCTAGTAACTGTTTCTTGTCATAACCAGGCTTCTTGGAAGGGTGTTCTATCCATCCTACAGTCCTAAGTCTTTCAGGATAAACTTCAAGCTCGCACTTGGCACGCACGGCCCATCGTGATCTGGCCTCTCcctacctctccagcctcactccCCACCACTGTGCCTTTCACTCCAAGTATTCTGAAGTACCTTTCATTTCCCTAACTCATCACACCATTTCCATTCCCGTTCAGTCTAGAGCTTGTGTGCTCTGCCAGGAAATCTCTCCCAGGTCCCACCCCACTTCCATGCCCCGGCTTTCACCAGACTGCTTATCTTTTAAAACAGCTCAACTGTCACTCCTAAGAAGATTCCCGATTCCTAAATCTGACTTAAAAACTCCCATTTTCCACAGCAACCTGAACATGTTAAGAATATTGTGTAGAGGACAGATAAATGAGCCAATGATTACAGGAGAGCAAAGCTCGTGGAAAAGCAGAAGTGGCAAATTAAGTACTTCTGTAGCAGTACCTagtacatagtaaatgctcagcaAATATTAGACAAATGAGTGAATAGACCATTTGTAAGTTAGGGCTAACTGTAtaggcatgtatatatatacacacttaaaCAAATGTACATACACCAGAGAGAAAGAATCCATTTCAACATTGcttttgtacacttaaaaatatggTAATATGCCCTTATGGATTAAATTCCCACAGTTTGGTAGCACTCCCTTCttaggagaaaatttaaaaaatacataaaagtagaGAGAGTAGTAAAATAAACCCTGATAAGCACATCACACAATTTCAACAGTAATAGTCAATCTTATTTCATCGACCCTTCCCCCATTAAACAAATTCAGATCATCTCAGCTCACCTGTTAATACCACCTACATGTATCACTAACAGAAAAGGATTTTTGTTAAACCATAATCCCAATACTCTTCCCACACTTaacaaaaataattcttaatatCATCTCATATTTAGCTTATGCTCAAATTTCCTGTCTCAAAAACTCTCCTGTCTGCTTTAAACTCTAAATGTGaatacaaagagaaacaaataactATTAGTTGAATAGCTTATAACTAAGGGGGGAAAAAGGAACTAATCCAAATAACTTGCATAGTGCTTGTGCTACATACTTGCAGTctaaaggcaaaaagaaatacaaagaaatcttGAACGTTTTACTTAGTAGGTTGGTTGTATAGATATAGCTATTCTGAAACCATTTTGTATATATTGCAGGACTAAGTggataagtatatacatatattgatgtTTGGGGGAGACAGGGATTTCCCTGTcagggaaagaaaatacaaacatgggaggagggaaggcaagGAAGAATGCAGTAGTGTTGAGACCGGAATCTGAGGGGATAGGTAAGAAGCCATGGTAAACCCCATGAGTTTATTCAACGAGCCTCCTGTTAATTTGGGTTGTTACTTTGTTAATCTGAGTTGTTTCCAATCTTCTTCCAGTTGTCATATATCCACTGGGCGCCCTCCCCactcaccccagccccagccttccTCACTGTGGATATCTCCCACCGGAGTATTCTATTCGTTACAATGGATGAAACTATATTtacacatcatcatcacccaaagtttCACAATAGAgttcattctttgtgttgtacattctatgggttttgacaaatgtacaatGATGTATTCACTATTATAGCATcttctgtgttctgcctattcatcccttccttcccccaatctctggcaaccactgatctgttaaCTGTctccagttttgccttttccagaatgtcatgcagttggaatcacacagaatgtagccttttcagattggcttctttcatttagtaatatgcatatatgtttcctccatgtcttttcctggcttggtagctcatttctttttagtgttgaataatattacattgtctgcatgtaccatagtttatttatccattcacctactgaaataCCTCTTGGctacttccaagttttggcaattataagtgaagctgctataaacacccATGTGCTGGTTTCTGtttggacataagttttcagttcatttgggtaaataccaaagagtgcGATTGTACAACTGtatggtaaaagtatgtttagttgtgtaagaaactgccaaactgccttccaaagtggctgcaccactttgcaTTCTCAACAGCAGAGTGAGGGTTCCCATTGCTCCACTTCCTTGCCGACATTTGGTGCTGTCAGTATTCTCTGGGtttcagccattctaataggtatacaGAGGTGTCgtactgttgttttgtttttattttttaagaacttttattgagacataattgatatacaatgagctgcatatatttaaagtgtacaatttgatattttttcttataagtaatgtacatatggcaatcccaatctcccaattcatcccaccccattcactatggttttaatttgcaattccctaatgactatgttgaacatcttttcatatgattgTCTGTcgtctgcatatcttctttgacGAGGTGTTTGCTCAGATCTTTTGCCTTATATATCTTGAATAACAGTTCTTTATTAGATatgttttttgcaaatattttctcccaatctgtggcttgtcttctcattttcttcacagtgtcttttgcagaccagaagtttttaattttaatgacatccagtttatcaattatttctttcatagattgtgcatttggtgttgtatttaaaaaggCACTGCCAAACCCAAGAtcatctaaattttcttctattttatcttctagacgttttatagttttccattttacatatagtcctatgatccattttgagttaatttttgtaaagggtATATAAGGTCTGTGTCTGGATTCAGTTTCTGCAAGTGGATGCCTAGTTGtcccagcaacatttattgaaaaagactatcttttctgtattgtattgcctttgcatctttgtcaacGATCAGTTGACTAttcttttatttccacttttctaAGTCTCTTAGTTTTAGCTGTGCCTCTTATATACAGCATAGCATTGAATATTCATTTGTTGGCCAATCTGAGAATACTTTTAAAAGGGGagttagaccatttacatttatagaTATAGCTCACAAGTTTGGTATATTTTCTGTCATATCATTAtatgattatttaaatataaagtcCTTTGTCATAtgatctttttctttgctttcatttgagggatttattttgttttttggtatttagcAAGATTTGTACTTATGTTATGTTGCAACCTTTAGATAATACTCTTAGTTGCTTGTTTTTGAGATACTAGCTATTGGTTCACTATTAGGAGAAGGAATGAAAGTAGTTGATGGTAAtctcttctctgccttccctccccaTCTTTTACTACCAGTTAATAACCAAAGGCAATTAGCAAGTTTATTCTACCTTCTATATACTCTTCCccttatttctccattttaaaatttttattagatctATACTGTCAGAACAAATAATATTACCAACAAGTCTTTCTTCCTTATCTGCATTATTTAGTCTTAGTTCTATAGTTAAATACATTCAGTGCTTATATCCAGTTCCTATACTAAAACAGCTGCAAGTACAACTAAGTATTCTTTAGTTGTCTGAAGCTCATTCTCTGTGAGAGCTGTGAGAAGAGCTTCAGGGAACAATATTCCCTGAGTTATAAAAGCTTTAGAAGAGTCTGTAGCCTTTACACTTGAAAGTTAGTGTAGCTAGAAAAAGCTTTgggtcacattttctttccttaactaCCTTAAATATGTTATCcacattttcctttataaagTATTATGGTTGAAACCTCTGATAATGTCCATTCTCTTTTAAATGCTTGGTCTTGTTGCTTGGATCaccaaatactttaaaatttaatgatttttctagAATATACTCATTAGTCAACCATACTGGGTCAAATCTCTCAATTACAAGGTATAATTTTAAGTCTTCTTTTGTATCAGGaaagttttattaaattatagGTTTTGAGACTTGCTCAACTCTATCTACTTTCACTTTTTCAGAGACTATTTATTATACAAAAGTTGCATCGTCTTTATTTCTATCACTTTCTCTGAATCCCTTTAATCTTTTTTCATTATCTGTGACTTTTTTGGGAAACTATTATTTTACTAAGGAATCCAGTTCTATGATGCATGAAGCCCAGGCAGAATTAACAGCGATGAATTCTGGAGGTAATGAGACTCCACTCTGGACTTTCTGGTTATAACCACAGTCTTCTCTCTCTACCTCAAATGAAAATCCAGCCTCAAGAGACTTCAATCCCTGCTCTCCTGGAAGGGATTATTCCTGGAAGATGCCAAAGCCAACTATGTGAGAGGCTTTTTCAGAGGAGAAGACAACTCTTGTCTTCCCGGAAGACAAACCCTCTACTTTGCTTTATGAGGCAGATAGCAACCCCAAACCACAGACAGGTTGGGACCTGCGCAGGCCTCAatcattatttgtgattttttttaaaattatttttctcctttcctccactGTTTCCTTTAGCAAAACTTCCAAGTTGCCTATTGACCTTTATATTCTTTCTAGTTTAGTGTCTATTCCTGAAAGGTTCTTTTCTTCTACTCTTAATTCTTTACTGAGTTCAGAGCTGTACCATCCCTAAATTCTTAACCTAAAATCTAAACTCAACTACAAccttttgggcttccctggtggtgcagtggttaagaatccacctgccaatgcaggggacactggtttgatccctgggccgggaaaatcccacgtggagcaactaagcctgtggtcacaattactgagtctgtgctctacagcccgtgagtcacaactactgagcccacacaccacaactactgaagtttgagcacctagagcccatgctccgcaacaagagaagccaccgcaatgagaagcccacgcgtggcaatgaagagtagcccccactctctgcaaccagtgaaggcccatgtgcagcaacgaagacccaatgcagccaataagtgcatatataaatttatttaaaaaaaaagaactacaaccttttaatttaaaactctCTTCTCTGTGATTTCCTACTATCAGTTTCAGTAAGCTCTTCATTTCCTTGatcgttcccttttctcccagtCAATTGGATCCATCCTGACTTTACTTCCTTTCTGATCTAGCCTAGAACCCACAGTCCATTCAACCTCCTTTTAGCACTCTCAACGGCCTTGCTGGAGGTTTATTTTCACCTCACCTGTAAAGCTCAAACCTTGAATTAATCCAACCACCTATCTTCTTCCCGTGTCTCATGCAGCCAAACGATTTCTAAATGATTAACTATCTCCTTTCTACTAGTGCATCATCCCaaacatatcaatatatatatactgcTTGGCATTCAGCAGGCATTTAATGAACAGTCATAAATTAGTCTTCTAAGATTACTTTTGAATACCCCGTGATCCAGCCAAATTCCTCTACTTAATGGTGATACCATGCTTTGTGAATTCCTATCAGTTTGTGCCAGTCTTTTGAAATACTACTCTTTCTTCAAGATATGGATCAACAGCCAAGTTCTAAGCTCTGTGGAGGCTCCACGTATTGTCTTGTTGGCACTGTCGTCTCAGCACTGAGTATAGGCCTGGCACAGATGTACTCAATACATTTTGCGAATGTTAACATGTAATTCTTACATAATGTCAGCACATACTACTTTGTATTGTGAATGTGAATACAAGTCTTTGCAGCTTTGTTAGGAGACAGACCATTCCTTATTGTACATCTCacaacattttgttgttgttgttgcatatACCAATAGTAAGTTATTATTGCTGTGTACCGTTCCATTTTAACAAATCTTCCAGTTtatcttgataattttttttttttttcgcgcacggccttagttgctccgtggcatgtgggatcttcctggagcagggattgaacccctgtcctctgcactggcaggtggattcttaaccactgcgccacctaggaagccctatatagTTTTTTTAATAGGTAAATGCActcatttctctgggatataaACCTATGAGTAAAACTGCTAGGACATAGGGTAGGTATGTTTAACTAGTATCAGAGGCCCacaaaacagttttccaaagtgactgtaccatttgaTACTCCCACCAGCACTGTGTGAGAGTTTCAGGTGCTTCATGTTCTCATCaccacttggtattgtcagtttttttaataattttggtgGGTGTAGTAATACTTCcgggttttaatttgcattttcctggcaagtaatgatgttgagtatcttttcactgGCTTAGTGCTCATCTGAATATCTTGTTTTGTGCAATATTAAGTTTTTTCTACCCATTTTATAAATTGGGCTATATGTTATGGATATATATGATTACCTATTATGGACACCAGTCTTTTGTCAGATGTTCTTCTGTCCTTGCAACATCTTTAATTAATTAACGCTCAATAAcgttgaggaatgaatgaataagtgaggaTCATTCGTTGCAATGGGGGCAAAGACTGGGATCTAGGATTGTCTTACAGAGCTAAATAACTTTAAGAAAAGGTCATTTAAGAGATGTACTTGTGCAAAGGGAAATGCACTTTCTCAAAGTTAAAAAAGTTAATTGTACAATAAAACACTTTAAGAGTTGTGAAAAACTCGTTTAAAGCAACCACATAAGTAGAGGTTGTGGCCGTTTATAtatcaattttacttcttctattTAAGCTAGAGACCACAGCtggagaagcaaaaacaaaagctgtCAGGAGTTAGTAACTGACGTGTAGATTAACAATAAAGTTCCTCCCCCGCCAATCTAAACTCAGGGGGAAAAAGCTTAGGAAACCAACACTAAGACACATATtacagataaatatatattttttccactcTCCCCCATCCAACCTGTAACCAGACGCTGGTTGGTGGGGGAGACCCCGTCTCCGGCGAGGACGCAGCCCGCGGGGCCAGTTCTCTGGCCATTCCCAAGACCTTGAAGGGACACTGGGTCAGACGCAGGATTCGCTTCCTCTCACACCTCTGCCGCCTTGCTTCCGATTGGCTGATCCGCGACAACACAGACAATACTAGTCGCTGATTGGCCAGGATACTGCCGGGGCCGCCAAGCCTGAAGACTCCTAAGAGGCTAAGGAGGTCCCGGTGGAGGGCGTCCAAGGACTGCGGAACAGCTACGTGCCTACCTGCTGAGATGCACTCCCGCTTGGCTCGAACCCTCAGCTCCAGCCCCCGGCTCATCGCCCGGCCCAACGAGCTCAAGGTCCAATTCTCACAGACTCCCCGGGAAGCCGCTGCTGGCCCTCTGCGGGGCCGCGGCCACCGCGCAGCCTCCACCTCCGCCTTCCCTCCCCAGCGCGGGTGCTACCGGCAGCATCATCCCTGCCGCCTACTGCGGGGAAGGGCAACCGAGTCTCCTCACCTGAACGACCCTGCCGGCGGACGCCATCTTGCTGCCCATCATGACCCCCGAGAAGGGGCAGCTTCCGGGGCGCTAGCGAGCAGCGGCTATAACGGGAGTCCTGGGCGGCTGGAGGCGGGCTCTGCTTGTGACATCACGGAGGAGGAGCGGGCGCTCGGGAGGGAGCCTCCAGGGCGGTGCTGGCCCCACCCACTTGTGCCTGACACAGCCCCGCCTCTCTTCCCGCCTGGGAACTCACACACGTGTTTCCCAGTGTGTCCTTTTGCAAATGAAGGTCTGTGATGTTGTATTTGTTCACCAGCCTGTGAGTGACCTAGGACCATTTCTTCTCCAGACAGCCAGTGTCTAATTTCAGTGTAGTCCACAATTTAATCTGAAATCAAATAAGTAATATAAATTCTTGTggcttttttaagctctttatgggaatagaattgctttacactcttgtcccAGCTTATGAGGTACTCTTGTGGCTTCTTAAAATGAACCGTCTTGTTAAAATTTAGGAGTAAGAAGCAAGCTCCAATAGAGTGGTCAGTTTGGGGTCTATACAAGGCCACCTCATATTAcgttgcttatttttatttattgtttattttaagtgaagtataattgttttacagtgttgtgttaattcccATTGCTTGTTAACATTGCTTGATTTGGTATACTGATTCCTTTCTCTGTTAGTCCAGATGTTAAATTACTGCCTGCTTTGAGAAGACTCAGAagttcaagtttttctttttgaaacatgAGCCACCCATATCATTCCCCCAAGTTATATTAAATTCTATGGTAAATATTAATGTTTACAATGTTAAcgtttttttaatatacaatatgTGGTAGCCATTTAACTTTGTAGGTAATGTAGCCTTACACTATTGTAAATATTTAGAGTGACACATTTGTTTTGATGATCTAGGTCAATGGTTTCTAAATCTAGGAGAGTTAGTGAGCCTAAATATGGGACCTTCTGAATCAGTATGTCTATGGAGGAAaccaggaatctttttttttttttttaaagcttccaaaGCTTGTTTTAgcggcacatttttttttttttaattttgtggtactttaatttttattttttcattgtttttaggactttttttcagatataattgacatacaataaactgcatatatttaaagtgtacaatttgattttttttcttattaataatgtatatatggcaatcccaatctcccaattcatcccaccccaacacccccccacccctgcccccgctttccctacttggtgtccatatgtttgttttctacatctgtgtctctatttctgccttgtaaacaggttgatctgtaccatttttctagattctgcatatatgcgttaatatatgatatttgtttttctctttctgacttcactcagcaGCACATATTCTAAAATCAGATTGATAAAGTGGTTAGATGGGCAAAGCACATGAACAGGCaaattacagaaaagaaacacaaattgccctcaaaaatattaaaagacattCAACCTCCCTTAttctaagaaaaatttaaactacACTGAATTTTCAATCCGTCAACTTAGCCAACAGACGTAATTTGGACAATATGATCTGGGGAGGCTGTACGGAAAGAGGCACTAATATGTATCGTTGTtggtggcatgcaggcttaaaatttatattttaaggcaggacaagaaaaattaaacataaaattttgtgTGTCcctttgggcctcctccctccctaatGTTCAGTGTGCATCTGCATTACACATTAACCAGAGCTCCTCAAAGATGGGAGCCCttgctcaaccataaagatcttttttttccttctttttgttactTCTGCCCCTAGCAATGTAACTTATTGAAACAATAGCgttctttcccagctctgtagGGGGTCATGGTGACTTGCTGTCAATTTGTGGGTGCTTACCTGGACTATATATgcttggtgaactttatgtaaaatatcagttTGTCATTTTGATGTACAGTCCTTtctcttaaaaatgtatatgactGTGCCTTTGACTTCTAACaggcagaacagttctcagagctttctgagaatctgcttcctgggttataatcctcagtttggctggAATGAAATTCCTTTCCCCCCCTTCTTAACTTGATAGTTAATTGAATTTTCGTGGACAGTGGGAGTGAAAGATGCTACTTGAAAAAACTACATActagggacttcgctggtggcacagtggttgagaatcctcctgccaatacaggggacacgggtttgagccctggtctaggaagatcctacatgccacagagcaacgaagcccatgcgccacaactactgagcctgtgctctagagcccacgaacgacaactactgagcctgcatgccacaactactgaagcctgcaagcctagatcccgtgctctacaacaagagaagccagcgcaatgagaagcccatgcaccacaactaagagtagcccccgttcacagcaactagagaaagcccctgcaaagccacgaagactcaacacagtcaaaaataaaaaataaataaataaataaaatttagaaaagaaaaagaaaaaaaaaaactacatactGAATGActctaactatatgacattctggaaaaggcaaaactatggagacaataaaaatatcaatggttgccaggggctggggggagggagggacaaataGGCAGAGCCCAGGGGATTTTTAGACAGTGAAACTATTcggtatgatactataatggtgggcacatgtcattatacagtttgtcaaaactcatagaatgtatAACCTCTGGGTGACAATGACACGTTAATGTTAAGGTTCAGCTGTAACAAATGTGTGGCTGTAGTGGGGGATGGTGACTGTGGGGCGATACATGTATGTGGGAACTCTCTGGACTTTCTGCTccattttgctatgaacctaaaactgctttaaaaaataaaactgtattaaaaaaagttttgtcaCCATTGCTGAAACCAGTTAAACAAATGGGTTCTTtgtaatgaattttattttttaaattaattaattaatttattagctgcattgggtcttccatgctgcacacaggctttccctagttgcggggagttggggggggcgggggctactcgtcattgtggtgcgcggactcctcattgcggtggcttctctttttgcagagcacgggctctaggcgcatgggcttccgcagttgcggcatacaggctcaacagttgtggctcatgggctctagagcgcaggctcagtagttatggcccacgggcttagttgctccatggcatgtgggatcttcctggaccagggaatgaatccgtgtcccctacattggcaggtggattcttaaacactgtgccacctaggaagtcccctaatgTGTTCTTAAAGTTCAAAAATGGCGACTATAGTTGATGACATTTTATTGTACAACTGAAATTTACTAAGAGAGtacaacttaaatgttctcaccaaaaaaagaaaaaaaaaggtaaatatgtgaggtgatggatatgttaactaGACTGTGGGAATCCTCCCACAACGTatacgtatatcaaatcatcacactgtaaactttaaacaattttatttgtcagtgaCCTCAATAACGCTGGGGGTAGAAAAGCTCAAAAGCATTATTAGGAGCTTAGAGTCCTAGTACACAGACTTTTCACTGACATTCAAAGAAACAGCAAGTCTCTATGTGAAAATCgactgttgcagaaattggtccgtcgagaaaccaagcaccatgcttggagggttggagaactcaggtttattaagccggcggccccagacgagctaacactccaaagttctgggccccgaactcagggtgagctttacttttgtagtgcacatgtttacagaacatggaagtttccaaatggaaacttacaagagcaggtacAGAACATTCTATTTTtctagcaaaacatcttaaagctacattgaattgttaggtcatcctgtttttctcatgcagcaagcatatttcacaatagcaaaacaagcatggagttgtttttagctgagtgtaagtttctaactttcctcttcactacAATATTAGATTCTCATTCTGAAGTCATTTAAGAGACAGAAATTTCTTGGCTACttctctaaataaatatttgtcattttcctttatgattctatttaagaaagagatgaagaaaatgggcaaagaattcctatattttagagattttattaaaagataaactTTCCAAGAAGCTTCCTCTAATACCAAGAAGTTTTTCATGAATGCCTGATGATAAATTCAGAAAATGTCAAATGCAGTACAAATTACTGGTCATATTGGTATGAATTTTGTTTGGGGAAGACTGCCAGGAAAATGCTCTGACTTTTCCCTACTTGTGGATCTATTTGTAAGTATTGGCTTTCATACTCCACAGAATTCTCATCCAGAGAATGACAGTTCTCATCTCAGCCTCTTCTTGATTAGTTCTCTCTAGGATGGAGATGATAAAAGTTCAAGCTGAAGCTGAGGCAGCAAACTGTCTCAGTCCCCTAGTCCTATCTTATCTTCCTGCTCCTCAATTTCAATCACCCTCATGTCATCACATCATTTGATACCTCATCCCACGCAGGTCTCATGATTTTTGTCTTGTAAAACAGAATGTTGCCCACCCACATGTGTTCTACAAGGATCAAGTCATTAGCCGCTGCAGTTGCTGACCTACAGTACACCTTGAAAGGAATTCAGAACAAAGAACAGGaagaggcactctgtgctttgggagAACAGGCAAAACAGGCCTTCAGTTAGATATATTTCAGGAAAGTTTTTTATGAATctggattcttgcatcttcccatacttagaaaagcactaaaatcgtTAACTGACGTATCTTTTTCTCTTGACTAGCAGTAAGCTTCTATTGAGATGTGCTGGATTGCACATACTTCTTAGCCAAAGTCACATATATCCTGGCTGGTCCCCCTACCTCCtcggagcagttcctcagagcaaTCTGAGGGGCTGTCTCCTAGTCTTTAGTAAGACGGAATAAAACTCAACTCACAGCTCTtacattgtgcatttttctttcagtcaacAGCCTATATCCTGAATGCTATTATTTGGCTATTTTCATGGACCTGTGGAGCACACCATCTGATTCTACCTCTTATATTGGGTCTTCTTAATGTCCCTATCTTATCTGGCCTTTGACTCCTTTTTTGTTGCATGTACCTTGTTCCTGACATTGGCTGTACATCTGTTAGGCAGAACTCAGCATGCACGACAGCTTCCTGATGTGATGCAATACAAAGTACTCAGAACAACCTGTGCATTttcttgataaaaaaaatttgaaactaCATTTAATAAAGTACTTAGATCTAACTTCTGGTTTACAGTAATACAGAAGTGAAACGAGCTACACAAACTCCTGGGAAGCAATCAGACGAACCGGAACAGAGACTTTTCTACAGGGCAACTGGTTCCTTGGAGTCAGTGACTGTAAGAAGACGAGG
Encoded proteins:
- the MRPS36 gene encoding alpha-ketoglutarate dehydrogenase component 4 isoform X1 — encoded protein: MSRGLELRVRAKRECISAGRHVAVPQSLDALHRDLLSLLGVFRLGGPGSILANQRLVLSVLSRISQSEARRQRCERKRILRLTQCPFKVLGMARELAPRAASSPETGSPPPTSVWLQVVKPHTPLIRFPDRRDNPKPNVSEVLRSAGLPSHSSSISQHSKGSKSPDWLMHQGPPDTAEIIKTLPQKYRRKLVSQEEMEFIQRGGPE